From a region of the Mercurialis annua linkage group LG1-X, ddMerAnnu1.2, whole genome shotgun sequence genome:
- the LOC126667985 gene encoding uncharacterized protein LOC126667985, whose product MNGSREQTLANGFNRKAICVIISSLCKEEQYRVQHCTTTKDMWKILGNYHEGIIQVQNKKVELLISEYESFKNKPNETITEITNRLLSITTNLKKLGKHYTLGEINGKILRSLDILDWQPKITAIEESSNMKNLRTDELIGNLLLHEMTYIKEINNLKKAQDEKNKGIALKAKAIESKIEKELNMSDDEDDEDMVLMAKRVREWKLRKKGQFQRYEQKGDSSNFKKPFTPKNEPSNPSPIRDVTCYGCGKPGHTKPDCRVGAKRTFPIKEKKGLAATWDDEVEDSDNECQEEDRANLCFMAFEEESTPKVSPLPFLSWDGIGVETHDSSSNIVVIDNVVNNVDLLDDSIIDDCDDECGMINELNKKCGDYFTKMKGFKKEALMAKVEILNLKKEFQDFKSSLESIPKQDVNILLEENEKLKSEILSLNDSISRFHKGKGALENLLDSQRSPTIKCGLGFSHKNSIPSVTTFVKASSSSTSCKEVPPSMAKPKEVKKKHAQTPKAKPFFAPKPKSKRGARPTRHAHASQYSHKWEKRSMKKNHVHSYPHAYSHTNAHAFSYDFSCAHCYAHSCEVPRVNTHSSYVHMSSRLQCVYCMRYGHKNVNCYVRKVQLRLIPLDYSNANFKGPNVPKKTVSHKTLWYVDSGCSRHMTGQISNFANLKSIDGGSVTFGDDAKGQVVGIGKIGYRVSFDSRACYVIQQMNNEVVFKGYRKGNIYLIDLETLENQDGKCLLSLSDESWLWHRRLGHASLDLLNEVSKDELVKGLPKLKFSKDKVCGPCQKGKQHKSSFKSKNVVSTTRPLQLLHMDLFGPTRFASYAYVIIDDYSRFTWVIIRSDHGTEFQNESFKVFCEENGIDHNFSSPRTP is encoded by the exons ATGAATGGATCAAGAGAGCAAACTCTAGCAAATGGCTTCAACCGGAAGGCTATTTGTGTGATCATATCTTCTTTGTGCAAGGAGGAGCAATATAGAGTCCAACATTGCACAACCACTAAAGATATGTGGAAGATTCTTGGCAACTATCATGAAGGTATAATTCAAGTTCAAAACAAGAAGGTGGAGCTTCTCATTAGTGAATATGAGAGTTTCAAGAACAAGCCTAATGAGACTATTACCGAGATTACCAACCGTCTTCTCTCCATCACTACCAATCTCAAGAAACTCGGTAAGCACTATACTCTTGGTGAGATCAATGGCAAAATTCTTCGCTCATTGGATATCCTAGATTGGCAACCGAAGATAACCGCTATTGAGGAGTCAAGTAATATGAAAAACTTGAGAACCGATGAGCTCATTGGAAACTTGCTTCTTCATGAGATGACTTACATAAAGGAAATCAATAATCTCAAGAAGGCTCAAGATGAGAAGAACAAGGGAATTGCTTTGAAAGCTAAGGCAATTGAAAGCAAGATTGAGAAGGAGCTCAACATGAgtgatgatgaagatgatgaagataTGGTTTTGATGGCAAAGAGAGTGAGGGAGTGGAAGCTAAGAAAGAAAGGCCAATTCCAAAGATATGAGCAAAAAGGTGATTCTTCTAACTTCAAGAAGCCTTTCACTCCTAAGAATGAGCCTTCTAATCCCTCTCCTATAAGAGATGTTACTTGCTATGGATGTGGTAAACCGGGTCATACTAAACCGGATTGTAGAGTGGGAGCTAAAAGAACCTTCCCAATCAAAGAAAAGAAGGGTCTAGCGGCTACTTGGGATGATGAAGTGGAGGATTCTGATAATGAATGTCAAGAAGAAGATAGAGCAAATCTTTGCTTCATGGCATTTGAGGAGGAATCTACTCCTAAGGTAAGTCCTCTACCTTTTCTATCTTGGGATGGTATAGGTGTTGAAACACATGATAGCTCTAGTAATATTGTTGTTATTGATAATGTTGTTAATAATGTTGACTTGCTTGATGACTCTATTATTGATGATTGTGATGATGAATGTGGCATGATTAATGAACTTAATAAAAAATGTGGTGACTACTTTACCAAAATGAAAGGTTTTAAAAAGGAAGCCTTAATGGCTAAAGTTGAGATCCTTAATTTAAAGAAGGAATTTCAAGACTTTAAGTCATCTTTAGAATCTATCCCCaaacaagatgtaaatattttgcttgaGGAAAATGAAAAACTAAAGAGTGAAATTCTTTCTCTAAATGATTCTATCTCAAGATTTCATAAAGGGAAGGGAGCTTTAGAAAATCTTTTAGATTCTCAAAGATCCCCTACCATAAAATGTGGGCTTGGATTTAGTCACAAAAACTCTATCCCAAGTGTGACTACTTTTGTGAAGGCCTCCTCATCTTCAACTTCTTGTAAAGAAGTTCCTCCTTCTATGGCTAAGCCAAAAGAGGTGAAGAAGAAGCATGCTCAAACTCCTAAGGCAAAGCCATTTTTTGCTCCTAAGCCTAAGAGCAAGAGGGGTGCAAGACCCACTAGACATGCTCATGCCTCCCAATATAGTCACAAATGGGAAAAGAGGAGTATGAAAAAGAATCATGTTCATTCATATCCTCATGCATATTCTCATACCAATGCTCATGCTTTTTCTTATGATTTCTCATGTGCTCATTGCTATGCCCATTCTTGTGAGGTTCCTAGAGTTAACACTCATTCTAGCTATGTCCATATGTCTTCTAGGCTACAATGTGTGTATTGCATGAGATATGGTCacaaaaatgtgaattgttatgTGAGGAAAGTTCAATTGAGGTTAATTCCCTTGGACTACTCCAATGCTAACTTCAAAGGACCCAAT GTGCCAAAGAAGACCGTCTCCCATAAAACCTTATGGTATGTTGATAGCGGTTGCTCTAGACACATGACGGGCCAAATCTCCAATTTTGCTAACTTGAAGAGCATAGATGGAGGAAGCGTCACTTTTGGAGATGATGCTAAAGGCCAAGTTGTGGGGATAGGCAAGATAG GTTATAGAGTATCTTTTGACTCTAGAGCTTGCTATGTTATTCAACAAATGAATAATGAAGTAGTCTTTAAGGGATATCGAAAGGGAAATATTTATCTAATTGACTTAGAAACGCTTGAAAACCAAGATGGCAAGTGTTTACTATCACTTAGCGATGAATCTTGGTTATGGCACCGGAGACTAGGACATGCTAGCTTGGACCTCTTGAATGAGGTTAGTAAGGATGAACTAGTCAAAGGATTGCCTAAGCTAAAATTTTCCAAAGACAAAGTGTGTGGACCTTGTCAAAAGGGAAAGCAACACAAGTCTTCTTTTAAGTCTAAAAATGTTGTTTCAACTACAAGACCATTACAATTGCTACACATGGACTTGTTTGGACCTACTAGATTTGCTAGCTATGCATATGTGATTATTGATGACTACTCTAGATTCACTTGGGTTAT TATTAGAAGTGATCATggaaccgaatttcaaaatgagtCTTTCAAAGTGTTTTGTGAAGAAAACGGTAttgatcataatttttcttctcCTAGAACACCTTAA